The sequence below is a genomic window from Eschrichtius robustus isolate mEscRob2 chromosome 21, mEscRob2.pri, whole genome shotgun sequence.
ctgtgctatacggtaggacattgctgtttatctattttatatatagtagtgtgtatctgttaatcccaaactcctaattcatccctcttccacccccttccccctctggtaaccataaatctgtTTTTCTAtgagagactttttaaaaattcactcttACCATGGACACAATAGCTTCTTTCTCGTCCAAGTTCTTCCATTCCCCTGCTTTCTGGAGCATTCTTGATTTTTGCTCTCCGTTTCTCCTCTCCTGGTAAGGCTTCATCTTCTGTCATTTTCCCTCCAGACTTTCAGGGAGGAACAGCTCTAAGGAGAGGATTACAACTTCCAGTGGTTGGCCAGAGGAGACGGCCTGCTCCTCAAACACAGGTgagaacattttatttctcttccctaAACCCACAGGGAATGAGCCACCTGTACAAGCTATCCTGTTCTCCCGCGATTCCCAGGGTGTCTGGCTTTAATTCTCTACCAGGGCTGGGAGGCATCATGTCAAGGGCGGACCTCTAGGGGCTCATAGATGCCTACTGAGCTGACCAGAGATGTCacccagggagaggtgggatggggAATGGAGTTCACGTTTCTCCTCTGTTCACACTGTCTCTGCACCTTCGTGCACATGGTCCCTTCTGAGACAGCCCAATTGGAAGCAGTTCAGGGCAACCCAAGCCCCCTTGTCCAGACCTCAGAGTACTGTCATTATGCCATGTCCCTACCCCAGCGTTCTTCCTGGATGCTTTTCTTCCCTTGCTCCACGAGTAAAGGATGGATTCCaacttttaataaagaaaatgctGTTCTCCTTTGCCAGCATcctaccccctcccccatcacaacCCCTACCCCCAAATCGCACTTTCTTGTCGTTTCCCATCTTGCATCTCCATcagttgttttaaaacaaaaacacgtCTCTTGTCATAAATAAGATTGTCATTATGCATTTTGACTGCAGTGGGGAAAAATTCACCCGGGGCCTGATGTGGAACAGGAATAAACATAAtaagggggcttccttggtggcgcagtggttaagaatccgcctgccaatgcaggggacatgggttcaagccctggtccgggaagatcccacatgccgcggagcaactaagcccgtgcgccacaactactgagcctgcactctagagcccgtgagccacaactactgaagcccgcgcgcctagagcccatgctctgcaacaagagaagccactgcaatgagaagcccgcgcaccgcaatgaagagtagctcctgctcgctgcaactagagaaaagcccgctcgcagcaacgaagacccaatgcagccaaaaataaataaatttatttataaaaaaaaaaaaacataaaaaggaaaaaggcgCCATCTCCTCGGCGTTTTTAACCGCCGTAGCTTTTCtggttgggttgtttgggttGTTTTCGTTGTTACGgttgtttttatcatttgttcattgattcatttatgtaaggaaattaatgagaaaaacaaagagagccTGGCAGAAAGCGGTTGTGTGGAATGTATCAGGACAGACCTTGGGAGATGTGGAAGGGGTGCCTCAGGACACCTGAGAAAGGTCTTCAAGATGTTAAGAATTCTACTTTAGACAGCCTGGAATGTACGTTTATCCTGAGTCCACGGCCCATCAAAACTCCGCCCAGTCCTGACTCTTCCCAGTGTCATAGGGTCAAGGTCACTAACAAGAGGTGAGCTTCGACTCCGTGGACCAAGGAGGCCCAGGCCTTGGCCTGAACTTGAGGAGACAAGAGGAGGGCTCATGCTGTGTGTCTTTACAGCGAGAAGCTACAGGTGCCAAAACGcccgcatttttttttttttcttggcgaACGGTCGATAAAGCAGAAAACTCTTATCATCTCAACCCTTGTTGAGAAATCACATATCCATGCCCTTTGAATTTTGCAGGTAATACCTATTCAAAAgtacaaatattaaaagaagaacaaaataaagactactTCCCCCGCCTTGGGTAGCACTCTGCTAACAATAATTACTGATGGCATGATTTGATGTCTTCCGATGCTTCACAGGCCTCGTGCTGGAAATTCATGGTTAGGACTGGATATAAACCTCCATGGACACGACAATATTTCATGCATTGTCTTTGGCATGAAACTTTGCCTTTTTATGAGCGTGAACAAAAAAGGTCCAGCCAATCCAGGGTTCTTGTTACGGTTCACTGATTGGAAAGTTTGCAATATTAAAATGTGTATTCATCAATATCGTGGATTCTTTTAGGCCAGACCTCATtattcctctcctccttctcctcctactTAATGAGGGAGCaagtgggaagaggaggaggaagaaagcagGAGAAGCATGCACATTTTCTTAAATCCAAAGATGGAAACAGAACCCCTTCTTAGTGAGCCTTTAAACTTCTCCAAATGAATGTGACTGGAAGTTCCTAGAAgtattgcctttgttttcttgCCCGAATCCCTTGGCTGAACTTCGAACTCACTCCAAGTCTATCCTACCTACTGTGTTAAAAGGGACTTGTTTTGAATGCATATAGGTTTTGGCcctgcaattctactcctaggaatTTACCCTATAGTTTTACTAGCACACACGGAGAacgatataaattatatatatatgcacatagatatacacatatacatatatgtggttATTCACTGCAGGAGCAAAAACTAGAAACCATCTAAATGTCCACCAGCAGGAGACAGGTCAAATAAACTTGTGGCACATCCATGTAACAATGCtgtgaatctgaaaaaataaataaataaaatgcagaagCCCGTGATgcaatctccaaaatacattaacttaaaaaaaaaaaaccaagtacaGAACAGTTTGTAGTATGTTGCCATTTGTgtataaaagggagaaagaatatatatgtatttgcaagaatacaaatatacaaagaatatatatgtacaaaatACCTCTGGAAGGATGGACAATAAACTCATAGCATTGATGCATTGGGGAGAGAAACTGGATGGCTAGAGGGAGGTTTTTTCCACTGTACAGTCTCATAGTTAGGGAATTTGGCGCCATGGGAATGCACTtcatcataaataaataagtgcatTTCTcccaaaaaactaataataatttaaatcacttttaaagGGGGCTTATTATGCAAATCTCCACTCTGAATGGACCACTATACTTGGATAATTCCAGCCATCAGCTTGGTTGGGACCCCACCTCTCAGGTTTCCTTCTCTGAGCAGAGGCTGGCAGAGGGCCACAGAAATAAACACTCCTCGAAATTGTTCTGACATCTTGGAATTTGGTTTTATCAAATACAACCAGTGGTAATTGAGCCACTGCCTGAGCAGCTTTCCCCTGTTCTCTAATCGTATTTGTTGAAATGAATTTGGAGCTGCACATCCCCCCTAGTCAGGAGCCCAGCCTAGAAAAGGGCATGCTTTGGGCAAGTTTAAAGGCTTATACACTGCCAGAAGTGGGGCGGGGCAGGAGGGGTGGTGCGTGGGTGTCAGAAGCAGGTACCTGCCCTGTGTAACTGAGATAGTCACAGTTTGCCACCAAGATCTCCTGGGGGTCCAGTAGTGCCAGCTGGGGGAAGCTCAGAGCATGGGGGCAGGACATCTAGGGAAGCCTGGTCCCTGCTTCCCTTTCAGGACCTCCGCTCTGCTCTTGGACTCCCCTTATACCCAAATGAGAGATGGTGCACGAACACACCTAGAATGATTCATCCTGTCACCcagaggtgctcagtaaatgtggtAGAATCTGAATTGAACTTGAAGCAAATTCTCTTAAGAACAGTGAGCAACTGGTACAAActcctatgtataaaatacattagctacaaggatatattgcacagcacaggcaatatacccagtattttataataactttgaatgGAGTCTAATCTCTAAAAATATTgagtcactatattgtacacttgaaactaatataatattgtaaatcgactatacctcaatttaaaaaaaaataaataaaacaattttttttaaaaaagaatagtggGCAACTAAACTACAGGGTAATGGGCAGGATTTAAGTTAGAGCCtgctgactttttcttttaatctgcaAAAGAAGCCCACAGATGCCCGAAGGAAAGGGCTGCCCCACCTTTTAGGAGCTGGGAATATGCATGCCAGGGAGGTGGCCTGGACTGACCAACTCGCTCTGGCCCTTACATGCTCTGGGATCGCCTTGGGCCTGCACCTACCAAGTGGCCAATAAACAGAAATTGAATGAATTCATTCAATCCAGTTCAATTAATTAAATGAACGTTCAGCTTacttctttctctgcctcagtttcctctctacCATATTCTCATTCCtggacacacaaaaaaaaacGCTGGTTGCGAAGACCAGCATTCTGGAAAACAGTTGaagtcatttgcttttttttggccatgccatgcggcatgtgagatcttagctccccgaccagggtacgaacccatgccccctgcattgggagcaaggagtcctaacctgaccaccagggaagtccctgaaatcatTTGTTTTCAATGTCTCCTCCTGTgggcctccctctccctcaggCCTGCACTCAGTAGGTTGGCTCAGAAAAAGCTACTTGGATTCGAATCCCGGTTCTACCACTTTTGAGCTGTGtaacttggacaagttacttaacctctctgagcctcagtgcctCACCTATAAAAACAAGCATAGTCCCTACCTCATCAGTTTGTAGTGAGAACTGAGTGAGTTATTACAGGTAAAGAGCTCAGACAGGCTGGCACACTATAAGGCTCCATCAATGTTATTATTACAGGGTAAAATACTCACTGCTAATCACAGCTGAGGTGTTGGCAGATTACTAAAGTATAATTCCTCCCAGCAGTATTTGCAACttaaaagagagaagaaacttGAAGGCCCAAAGGAACAAAGTAGTCAAGGGTGACTGCCCAGGGCTAAGGTTGATGTCTGGGGCGGGGCAAATTGAGGGAGGAGAACTTCAAAAGCACACCTCCTCGCATCGCCCCTCCCTGCCAGCCCTGCCTATCTCCCCTTGGGCTGATAGGAGATAAACGAAACCACTTCTTCAAAGCACCCTGCTCAAGGACCAGGATCAAACACAGGGCTGGGAGATAAGCTTCAGCCTACATTTCCTTTGTCCATTCCTTCCCACCACTTCTCCAAAGGAAACTCAAGGGGGAGGAAAAGTAGTTAATTCCTCCCTCTTTTATCAAAGGGAGTTACCTCCCCATCTATAGGGTGATGGGGGCGATGGGGCTGTGATAGGAGaaccagggagagagggaggcctCTTCTTGCTGCGCTGCCAGGgttgctgtgtgacttcagactCCCCCAGAAGCTCTGGGAGCCCCGGTCTTTATCTGTCAAAAGGGATAAAAACACCTGCCCAAAATAACTCAGAAAATTGTTGCGGGATGATGAACGCAAACGTGTATTTGGGAAAAGATCCTTTAACAGGCTCATATAgttgacattttgaaaaatactaaTTCATCCACCTTGAGTCTTTTTACTAATATGGTGAGgggagatagaaagaaagaacccTCTGTATGTAAAATTCTTATTCGTTCGTCAACAAACTTTCACTGGGCACGTATGGCATTCAGACTGCGTGCATTCATACCCCCATCTCTTACCAGCTGGGACTCGGGGCAgggtacttaacctctctgtgcctccacttcctcctctgtgaaatggggtaacAATAGGACCCACTTCCTAGGgcttctgtgaggattaaatgagagaaattGAGAAATTGTGCAAAGCGCTTACAACAGTGCTTGGCTGTCCGTGTTGGCTGCTGTGATGAAGATAGTTAAACATCCCTCTAGGCAATAAGAATACGAAGAGGATGAGGGCAATACAGCAGCATGCACAGTCCAGCAGGAGGAtggacaagtaaataaataacggCAGATGCCCTGTGATGAGTGTAAGAACATAATCGGAGCTGTGAGAACACAGAAGAGGGGGCTACCAGAGTGGGCTCCCTGGCAAGGCTGGTCCTTCTTGCTTTGCCTGTTTGTTCCCACTGTTCCTTGGGCCCCTCTTGTCCTCTCATTCCCCGGGGCTGTGTCTGAAGTCCCAGGATGGGGCAGACAGAGGCAGTGTTGAATCAGGGCTCCTGGCCAAGGCAGTAATTGCCAGCCGCTGAAAGATATTAAGCGCCAGGGAGGAAAACCAAGTCCCCTATGAGGCAGACATTTCAGAATTCTTAcagcttgtaaaaaaaaaaatgtaaatagttaCCCAGtgagatatttcttgttgttGCCATTAGGGCTTGAGTGTCATGAAGAGAGAGGCCATGATTCAGGCAATTCCGCCTTGGCGAGGATGGAAAACTCCACATTAACCCCACACAACACacctcccacctctcctcccaACCTGACTCAGGCGTTTTTTTCCTGGGTGGTGAGTTTTATGTAAATTgaaatcatgaaaaaaaatctataaatattcaGAATTTCCTAAAGGATTTTCTTGATGGCTTCTGagaagcatttatttttttaaagactcctttgactggaggctgggggaggggtaccCTCATTTGGGTAGGATGCTGGGCCGACTTGGGTGTTCGAGTGGGCTCCCAGCGCTGGGAGCCTCTGGATCCAGATGTGCAGTGACTGTTCTCCAGAGCAATCGCCCCACAGATGCCAACGATGCTATTGGTCACAGCCGTCATTGACCTGGGACTTTCTTTGTGCCAAGCACTAGATGTGTGACATGCATTGTCTGTTTTGGGCCTCCCAACTCGCAGGTGGCCACTCTTAGGTTTTATACCTGAGGTTTCCAAAGCTTAGGGAGGTTTCCTTGCCCGGGACCACCGCGGCAATGTGGCTCAGAGGTCTGGTTCCCAGAGACCTGACTCCAAGGGACCGCTCTGTCACCCACTGGTCACGGGCCTTTGGGTAAGTGACTAACCTCTCCACGCTAGAAATGGGAATGATGAAGGTACCTGAAACTTATCAAGAGCCTGACAGAACTGTAATTCTTCACCTCGTTGTCTGGGGGCATTCTCAAGCAGCCCCACTGTCATGGTGCCCTCCCTCACAGGGCAATCTGGGAAGGGTCCCTTAGCCACAGGACTGCCACTTTTCTGCAGAGGAAGGACTTGGGCCCTGTACAACACCGTCTTGTGTGGCATTTTCAACCACACCCCATCAACCTCAATAAACACGACCCAACTGAAAACTTCTTCAGCCTTATTCTCTCCCAGGTGACAAGACATTCCTTTGAAAACGGCCCTTGCTTTAGGCCACTAGGGCCCCATTTAGGACTCTGTAGAGGTTAACATTTCCCTTTTAATTAGGCCTCTGGCCTGGCTGAGTATGGTCTTCCATTTTCCCTCCTAAGGCGATTGGATGGATCCAGCCAAAGGGTTCCTGCTTTCCTCATCAGCACCCCAAAGGGAAGCATGGCCCTATTCCTTTGCTAGCACTTTCCAGGAGTGGGGAAGTAGGCCTGGTCTCCACCTAAGTGCTGTCTGgcaccctcccccaaccccgttCCTAGTGATTAGCTGTGAGCTTAGGGAATGGGGTTTCTTAAGGACAATACATGATTACCTGGGCAAACTCTCCACCCTCCATCCCGAGCCTGGTCACCCTGTCCTCACCTCCTCCGCTCTCccttcctttcattcattctttaccttcttcttctttcctccccaaatagagagtaaatattttatcaCCCTCCGTTCTCCCCTCTCTTTCTGCTGCCTCCTACCCCTCTAGATTTCTTCCAAATTCCTAAATGCCtttgtctctctcccctcccctttgcTCCCAACTGATTCCCCATTAATCATCCCTAACACACATCTGCTGGGGTCCTAGCAGGAGTTCTTGGCTGGCGCTCACAGCTGGGCTGGTTACGATAATCAAGAAGGGGTCTTTCATCTTCTCCTGTCTCCTAGGGCTCCCCCcttcccagctcctcctcctcctcctccaagatTGCCTACAAAGGCCCACCTTCTTCCATTCTGGAAGGTTCTGCTCTCTCTCTGCAGAGCAATCTCCCAAAGGCCAAATGGGCTCGTAGGCTGAAGCAGCCCTGCAGTGGATGTTTAACCTTGGTGTTGGCAGTAGCAAGGATGTCAGAGTGCTCAGAGGCTGGCATGAGAAGGAGGGGTGGGCCGGGGGTAGAGACCACCACAGTAAAATAAGTGAGGTCCCCCCTCCTTCTTGTAACCCTCTTGCTGCAGTATGGAATACATCACCCAGTCAGGGCATCCCTTGGCATTCGTGGTAACCTAATTTTACCAGGATTAAAACTGGGGCAGGGAAAGCTTGTGTAATTTTTCAGAGGTCTATGCATACTGTCCAAAAACCAGATGGATCCAGGAAGTACATTCAGTTTAGTGTATAATTGATGTGGCCTGGGAGTGGTGCCTGCTGCCTTCTTTACTGAGCATGATAAAGATTGCCATTTGTTATTTCTGTGATACTTGTTTCTTTCCATTGGAAGAACCCCTTTGAAATCATCTATCTCCATCTTGGGATCTCATGTGATCTCAAGGCGTTGATCAACGAGCAGCAGAGTCCTAGAGCAATACGCCCCGAGTGACAGGCCTGACAATCTGAGTGATGGATTCAGGCTGGGAAAGCGGTACTCGAAGCGAGGCAGTGACACCAGCGCGCCTCCGCTGGCCGCCGAGAGCAAGGAGAAGTGGTCTCCCCAGAGGCCGGTGCACAAAGGGCCAGCTTCACCTTCTGATCGGCGGACCAGGAACTTTAATGTCCGGACAAGGACTATGTGAAACCTCTGCCCGGTGCGAAGCTGGCAATGCATACTCCATCCAAAAGGCAcgggagggaggggatagggtGAAGGAAGatactgttatttttaataaaaagttttaaattccgAAATTCCCCTGGGAAAACCTAGTGCATTTTCCCCCGCGAGAAGAAAAGGATGGGGGTAGGGTAGACGCATCTCTGGAGTTTGCATCGACGTGCAGCACTTAGAGAGATTCCTCCCTCCTCTGGGATGCTGACCTCTCCATggtctccatcccacccccaatAGCAGCTAGGCCGGATGCAGTGAGAGAATTTTACGCCTCTAAGCAGAACGCCGTAAGAAACCTGAAACATACCAAACATCTAACCTATATATCAGAGCGTAGGCACCTCGCGCCCGGCGCATCCGGGAGGGGCGCACCGCCTAGGGAACCGCGGCTTATTGCGACCATCTCACTCCGGAAGGGACACCTCAAACTTGCAGGCTTTGGACCGGACTGGCTCAAAGTTGTTGGAGCGGTTTACGCCGCGTCCCGAGAACCGTGGCTGCCTCCGAGGCTCGGGCGCTTCCAAGTGAGGACACCCGGGAGAAGCCAATTAGGGGAAGAGAGCTGGACCCGAGCAGAGCCGGGACTGAGCCTGAGCAGAGCCCGAGCAGGACcagagcagagctggggctcTGGAGGCGCGGCCCGCCCCTAGGCTGCCTCCCGGAAAGGCTTGGACTTGGCAGTACCGGAGCCGGCGCCAGGAgctcctaccccacccccagcccaccccgccccaccccagacACACACGGCCTGCGGGTGACTGCCCCCGCCAGCACCACTCCCCGGCGGTGCgaagggagagagggcagagcgACAGGAAAGCCAGCGGAGGATAGGGAGCAGAGCCCAGGGTCCCGGAGAAGTCCCGTCCTCTCTGGGACCCCCGGGGCAGAGGCAGCCCAgctggggggaggagaggaatgCGGCGGGTGGTAAAGGCCGAGGCGGCGGGTTCGCGGGCGAGGCCCCTTTAAGGCTCTCCCCTCCCACCGGCGGCGCCGGCCTCCGCCCGCCGCTCTCCCCGCCCCGGGGTCCCGGCGAGAGCTGCGATTGGGCGGGCGCGGCGATCCCTTTGAAGTGTAGCTGCCGATCGCGGCTATTTGACGTGCGGCTCGCGAAAGGCGAAGGTTTTTGTGTTGCTCGCCGGGGCTAGCAGCGGTGGCGACGGCGGTGGCGTCGTCGTCgttggaggaggggtggaggcgcAGCGACTGCTGCACCGCGCTCGGCGCTGCGGAGCGAGCCCACCCGCCCCGGGAGCTCGCCTCCCGgtgctccccctccctccccgcccccccagtgGCGCTGCCTCCTCCAAATGAGCGATTCGCCCGCTGGATCTAACTCAAGGACACCCGAAagcagcggcagcggcggcggcgggaagAGGCCGGCAGTGCCGGCGGCGGTGTCCCTCTTGCCCCCGGCAGACCCCCTGCGCCAGGCGAACCGGCTCCCTATCAGGGTCCTGAAGATGCTGAGCGCTCACACCGGCCACCTCCTGCACCCGGAGTACCTGCAGCCGCTGTCCTCCACTCCCGTCAGCCCCATTGAGGTCAGTCCCCTGGTCGCTGCCCGCCCTGCGCCGGCCCCATTCCGCCCACGACTGTCGGGCCCACGGCCCTGCTCCCTGCGCCCCGGGGCTCGGTGCGACGCTCAGATCCGGCCACACTGGCGGACGGAGTGAGGAGGGACGGAGAACAGAGGGGTTAGAGCCCACCCGGTTCTCTGGGAATGGTTCCCCTTCCACACTCTCCCTTCGGAGCTACGTGTTTTCTCTCAGATTGGGTTTGCTCTTGGAGTCTCCCCTGGGTCCTTTACTTCTCCTGGGCACCCAGTCTCCAGGCCAGAGATGATCCCTCCTGGGCCttttccccccgccccacccccactcctccaCCCGGGTTTGTTCTCTCTTAAGCCCGATCGCCCCCGTCCCACGCCGCCCCTGTCCCATCCGGTTAGGGTGCACTACGCCCAGGCACGCCCGACCCCAGGTCTTTCTTCCTCCCACTTGCCTGGGTGCCCTCCCCGGGAGGGAGGGGCTACGAAGAGAGCGCCAACGGCAGCCCTGGCTTCAGAACGCGCTTCTCCCGTCTCCTACCCCGCGGCGCCACCGCCAGAAACCCGTCCCAAGCGAAGTTCCCCAAACTGAAGGAATAAGTTTTAACCCGGGCCTAGAGGCGGGGGAGATGAGAAGGCAGGAATCGAgtcacagcccctcccccagccccgaaTCCAGAGAGGTCACCTTCTCCCGTGGTGGCCTTTGGTGGACTACTTCCACTGCCCATTCCCCGGGGCCTACGGCGCACTCCGGGATCCGGAGGAGCGAGGGATCCCACCGACGGGCAGTGTGAGCGCAGTTCCGTCCAGctgccccgcccgcccgcccgcccgccaggCCCTCGCAGACCCTCTCCCCGAGGCCCTCCCGCCCCGTCGCGCCGCCTTGCGTGCTCCCCGCGCCCACCCCGCTCCCCTGGCGCCCCGCTCGCTCGCTCCGTGGGTATCTGGTCTCACTCCCGTCTCCCTTCCCTTACCACTGTCTCCCACAGCTGGACGCCAAGAAGAGTCCTTTGGCGTTGCTGGCCCAGACTTGCTCACAGATCGGCAAGCCGGATCCGCCGCCCTCGTCCAAGCTCAACTCGGTAGCGGCGGCCAACGGGCTGGGAGCGGAGAAGGACCCTGGCCGCTCGGCCTCGGGCGCCGCCTCCGCGTCTGCGGCGCTCAAGCAGCTGGGGGACTCCCCGGCCGAGGACAAGTCCAGCTTCAAGCCCTACTCCAAGGGCTCCGGAGGCGGCGATTCCCGCAAAGACAGCGGCTCCTCTTCCgtgtcctccacctcctcctcctcctccttgtccCCGGGAGACAAGGCGGGCTTCAGGGTCCCCAGCGCCGCCTGCACGCCCTTTCCCCCGCATGGAGCGCCGGTCTCCGCGTCGTCGTCCTCGTCCTCTCCCGGCGGCTCCCGGGGCGGTTCCCCGCACCACTCTGACTGCAAGACCGGCGGCGGGGGCGCCGGCGGAGAGCTGGACAAGAAGGACCAGGAGCCCAAGCCCAGCCCGGAGCCCGCGGCCGTGAGCCGAGGCAGCGGTGGGGAGCTGGGCGCGCATGGAGGCGGCACCGAGGCCGGGGCCTCCGGGCGCAAGTCGGAGCCGCCCTCCGCGCTGGTGGGGGCCGGCCACGTGGCGCCGGTGTCGCCCTACAAGCCGGGCCACTCGGTGTTCCCGCTGCCACCCTCCAGCATCGGCTATCACGGCTCCATCGTGGGCGCCTACGCCGGCTACCCGTCTCAGTTCGTGCCTGGCCTGGATCCGAGCAAGTCTGGCCTCGTGGGAGGCCAGTTGTCGGGGGGCCTGGGCCTGCCCCCGGGCAAGCCCCCCAGCTCCAGCCCGCTCACCGGGGCCTCCCCGCCGTCCTTCCTGCAGGGATTATGCCGCGACCCCTACTGCCTGGGAGGTTACCACGGCGCCTCGCACCTCGGCGGCTCCAGCTGCTCCACCTGCAGCGCGCACGACCCAGCTGCGCCCGGCCTGAAGGCGGGGGGCTACCCGCTGGTGTACCCCGGGCACCCGCTGCAGCCCGCCGC
It includes:
- the ZNF703 gene encoding zinc finger protein 703; this translates as MSDSPAGSNSRTPESSGSGGGGKRPAVPAAVSLLPPADPLRQANRLPIRVLKMLSAHTGHLLHPEYLQPLSSTPVSPIELDAKKSPLALLAQTCSQIGKPDPPPSSKLNSVAAANGLGAEKDPGRSASGAASASAALKQLGDSPAEDKSSFKPYSKGSGGGDSRKDSGSSSVSSTSSSSSLSPGDKAGFRVPSAACTPFPPHGAPVSASSSSSSPGGSRGGSPHHSDCKTGGGGAGGELDKKDQEPKPSPEPAAVSRGSGGELGAHGGGTEAGASGRKSEPPSALVGAGHVAPVSPYKPGHSVFPLPPSSIGYHGSIVGAYAGYPSQFVPGLDPSKSGLVGGQLSGGLGLPPGKPPSSSPLTGASPPSFLQGLCRDPYCLGGYHGASHLGGSSCSTCSAHDPAAPGLKAGGYPLVYPGHPLQPAALSSSAAQAALPGHPLYTYGFMLQNEPLPHSCNWVAASGPCDKRFATSEELLSHLRTHTALPGAEKLLAAYPGASGLGSAAAAAAAAASCHLHLPPPTAPGSPGSLSLRSPHTLGLSRYHPYGKSHLSTAGGLAVPSLPTAGPYYSPYALYGQRLASASALGYQ